The stretch of DNA GTAAGCCTGATTCCAGAAGGGAGTCGCCGTGTTGAGTATGCTCAGGACAAATATATGTTCGGAAAGTACCGCTCCATCATCGTCTCGGGACGCTGGGGCGCGGTGAAACCGAAGCGCTCGTACAGGCTGTGCGAATCGCTCGTGTTGAGCGTGAAGCGGCGCAGTTTCTGCAGGCTGGGGTGGCGCAGTACCGCCCCGATCAGCTGCTTGCCGTAGCCGCGGCCGCGGTACTCGGGCACCACGAACACGTCCACCAGGTTGGCGAAGGTGGCGAAGTCGGTGATGACGCGTGCAAAAGCGATCTGGCGCCCGTCGAGATAGCCGCCGAAACACAGCGAATTCTCGATGGCGCGCTCGACCACCGGACGCCCAATGCCGACTGCCCAGGTGGATTGTTCGCTCAGGAAGCGGTAGATCATCGGGATGTCCAGCCGCGACTGGTCGGTACTGACCTGGAAGCTCGAA from Massilia varians encodes:
- a CDS encoding GNAT family N-acetyltransferase, which produces MITNDSSFQVSTDQSRLDIPMIYRFLSEQSTWAVGIGRPVVERAIENSLCFGGYLDGRQIAFARVITDFATFANLVDVFVVPEYRGRGYGKQLIGAVLRHPSLQKLRRFTLNTSDSHSLYERFGFTAPQRPETMMERYFPNIYLS